One Oryctolagus cuniculus chromosome 7, mOryCun1.1, whole genome shotgun sequence genomic window, tccttccttccttcccttccttcacttccctccccatcctcccctcccctgccctccctccctccctcccttccctccctccctcctcttctttctctctctttctgtctctctgtctttctgtctttgtttcttatAAGGAGCTACTGGGGCTTTGCCTGGCCAAAGCTAGAGTTAGGAACTcctcctgggtttcccacatgggtggcagaggcccagctgtttgagccatcatcagctgcctcccagggtgcgcattagcaggaagctggagttaggagcagagATAGTTGAATTCAgccactctgatattggatgtagGAGTCCCAACTGgcacgcctctctctctctctctctctctctctctctctctctccctctctctctctctctctctcttaagagatttatttgaaaggcagagagagagagagaggtctttcattctctggttcactctccagatggccacagtggccagagctgtactgatctgaagccaggagcttcttttaggtcacccatgcgggtacaggggttcaaggcctcaggccatcctctgctgctttcccaggctcattagcagggacttAGATTgggattggagcagccaggactcgaactggtacccatatgggatgctggcactgcagacagcagttttacctgctactccacagcatcagccccccaaCTGATATCTTAGCCAGGCAGCTAAACACCCTCCCCACTGTCAGGATTTTTGAATCATTATTTTTCAGACTCCTTGGCCATGATATTAAACTTAACCTTTTATAACCcactgatgtttttaaaatatatgcagtaGACTTAAACACATTTGACATATCTGGAGTTCATTTCCTCTTCTATAGTGAACTTAGAAAACAGTTTGCTTTCTCTGAAAATCCTCATAAGGTTGCTCCACATTAACTTCTTCCTTTGAGAAtgttagttctctctctctctctctctttttttttttttttttaagatttatttatttatttgagaggtagagttacagacagtgagagggagagacagagagaaaggtcttccatccgctggttcactccccaaatggccacaggggccaggagcttcttcagggtctcccacatggatgcagaggcccaaggaattgggccatcttctgctttcccaggcaacagcagacagctggatgggaagaggagcagctggttctataaccggtgcccatatgggatgctggcactgcaggcagaggattacctgcaccacagctccggccccagttctctgttcttttttttttttttttttttttttgacaggtggagtggacagtgagagagacaaagagaaaggtcttccttttgctgttggttcaccctccaatggccgccacggctggcacgctgcagctggcgcagcgcgctgatctgaaggcaggagccaggtgcttctcctggtctcccatggggtgcagggcccaagcacttgggccatcctccactgcactcccgggccacagcagagagctggcctggaagaggggcaaccgggacagaatccggcgccccgaccgggactagaacctggtgtgccggcgccctaggtggaggattagcctattgagccgcgccaCTGGCCAGTTCTCTATTCTTAAAGTTGTCTTTGGTTATATTTGATGCACTTTTCTTTTACAGCAAATCTCAATAATACATTTTGCAATGGAAGGGATTTTATTTTGTCTGTAGATGGTTCAAACCAAAATTCCAGCTTGGCCTAGGCATGAGTCTCGAAGGCAGAGTCATCCGGAGGAATCCCAGGGGTGGGGAGTGTTGTATCACGCAGTCCTGATTGCTGGTCATTTCTCATCCTTAgtgtgggccaagctgaaactacAGAAGGCTTCAGAGCGATGGCAGCCCGACACCGAGGTGGGTGCTGATGTGGGCAGTGGGGATAGTGTCGAGTGACAGAGCTCCCAAGCCATGTAGAAGCGAGGTGAAAGGTGGTCTCGGAGCTATCGCTGTAGCAATAAGAATCAGACGTTAGAGCCCCTCCGAGGGAAGTATCTGCATGGGGTGAGGATGTGTCCCTGTTGATCTTGAGGTAGTCTTCCCAAGAACATTGCAGAGATGAGGAAGTGTGAAGGCACTTCCTTAAGCTTGTAGAAAAATCAGATTGAAAGGTGATGCGTATTTCCTATGAACTTCTCCCTGTGTGTGAGGCCTAGTAGTGACACCCCAAGTTCCACAGGCTCCAGTGGTTtccagtattttgttgttgttgttgttaacaaCCAAGCCTTTTCTAGCTGTAATGTAGAATTCTGGTGAATAAAATGTGCATAGGACAGAACGTGTGTAGAATAAAGCAGCACGGCTCTGAAGTGGGGAGACTGAGCCGCCTTGGCCTCCCTTTCAAGCCCTGCAGCTCATTCATTACACACAGTGGCTGCTGGAGGACAGGAGGGCTTACTTTTCTTCTGGAACCCCAGCTGAGACTACAGAGTAGTGCCCGTCACAGTTTGTGCCATGGAATCAGGCCAGGGAGCGCGCAGGTACTCCGAGATTGTGCCAGACATTTCTGCTAGGGGGAGTAGCTAACAGTGTCCCCCTTCCCTTTTTAGGAAGAATATGAAGACTCCAGTGGGAATGTTGTGAATAAGAAGACGTATGAGGATCTGAAAAGACAAGGACTGCTCTAGTGTCCAGGGCTGCAGCTCAGCTCCTGGGCTTGCCCAGACGTCCCGGAGATGTgctttttctatttctcccagCCCAACGCTCTTAAAGACTCTGCTCCAAAACGGTCTGGTTGCCAAGCATGCATCATGTCGAAACAAGGCATGCTGGCAGGTTGCAGGGTTGAGATGtgttttatctttgttttatattaaaaaaggtTCTGTAGTAAAATAAAACCAGCCCTTGTTCTGAATGTGTCTTTTAAGTTAAACTTAAGTTTAGCTAGGTCCTTTAGTTCATAATGCCTTCCTGCCTATTTTTCACTAACATTAAGAGTTAATGAGCACCTGCTAGGCTGTATCGTGTTAGGTAAATCCGGCCTAATGTCTTCCCCAGCTGCCCTTGCTGCCGCTTCCCAAATGAGCATCACCCTAAGATGACCCTACTTTTAGTCAAATCAGCCGTTGGTGAACATGCTAGGGGAGGGTGTGGAGGCTGAGCCAGAGCCACTTCTAAGGACTAAGTGAGGCACCGAGAAAGGAGTGGGCTGCTCTGGAATGGACGTGCAGCCCTGGTCCTTCCCCTGCCTCAGGAGCCTGATGTGCGGTGGGACAAGGCCCGGCAGTGCTTGTTCAGAACGGAGGTCTCTGGTGAGCCTGTCTGCCTGTTTCTTCTTCAGGATCCCTGTGTGACCGGAGAAGAGCCTGGTACTGTGTTCTCTAAGCCCAGATAGCCACGGTCTTGGGTGAAGTCGAGCAGCTGGTCCAGGATTTGAATCTGAAGGCCAGGGCCTGCTCCAGAACAGGACTTTTCTCCGGAGGCCCCCCTTCTCCCTCAGCACTCAGACTACCAGTGTGCACTGTTAACCTGTCTCCTTTAAAAACCCCCCACTGTGGAGCTGGCTGCATCCCTCACACTGACCCACGGCCCTAGTCGTCTCCGTGGTCTGTGGTATCGGAAGCCCACCCTGTAGCGCTTCACCCTGGGTTGGTGTTTTTCCTTCCGAGTACAGCCTACCCCTGAGCAGCTCCTCACATTTCAGCTGTGCTTTTTGGCTCCTCCAGTTGCTTGCAACCCTTTTGTTGGACAGCCTCCCCAGGAGCTGAGCTTCTGAAGCAGGGTGAGGGGATAATTAAACCTGATTGAGACAGCTAGAAACCGATTACTGAAAACTGGCCCAAGGTGCAAGGAGACCATGCCCTCTGGGAAGACTGAAAGCTGTGGGAATGGGAGGAGAGCCCCTCCTGCCTTCTTGGAACAGTAGCAGCATGGGGCCTCCCAGGCAATGCACCTGCTGCCTGTCCACAGCCCCCTCTTAGGAGTGGTACCTAGGACTCGGGGGTTGGTAAGATGTCTTTACAGTGTGTAGGGGAAGTGGGACCCGGTCCTGAGTTTTCccaccacccctgcccaggtgACTGCCACCATCCTGTGAAATGCGTGCCAGAGTGGCCCGAGAGGGGGTCTGGGGCTTGCCTGTTTCAGCCAaagttgcttttgtttgtttgctattCATTCAAAGATTTTTTGGTACTTTCCCCGTGTGCCAGGCATAGACATatttgcatatctttttttttttttttttttttttgacaggaatggacagtgagagagagagacagaaaaaaaggtcttccttttgccgttggttcaccctccaatggccgccacggccagcgctgcggctggcacaccgccccgatccaaaggcaggagccaggtacttatcctggtctcccatggggtgcagggcccaaggacttgggccatcctccactgcactccctggccacagcagagagctggcctggaagaggggcaaccgggacagaatccggcgccccaactgggactagaacccggtgtgccagcgctgcaaggcggaggattagcctagtgagccggggcaccggccCATATTTGCATATCTTGAAAAATTGGGTGGAGATGAGGTGCTGGGAGCAGAAGCCAGAAGTGAGGAAACTCAGTAGCAACCTCCCTAAGGAGGCGGGAAGGGCCTGTGGCCATCTCTATCCAGCCCCAGGGGGACAGAGCTGGTGGCTGAGGCGCAGGGGAAATCAAATcagtctttaaagatttatttaattgaaagttaaaaatatatagggagagagagagggttgtctggtggtttactccacaaatgggcccattggctggggcagggccaagccaaagccaggagcctggaactctctccaGATctccacttgggtgtcaggggcccaaccacttgagtcatctgctgctgcttttctttttgttttttaaagatttatttatttgaaaggcagaagcagagagagagaggtcttccatccgctggttcactccccaattggctacaacggccagagctgcaccgagccgaagccaggagcttctaggtctcccacttgggtgcaggggcccaagcacttgggccatcctctactgctttcccaggccatagcagaaagctggatcagaagaggagcagcaggacttgaactggcgcccatatgggatgccggaactgcaggcagcggctttacctgctacaccagtaCTGTCCTCCCCTTCTTTTCTAGACAaattaatagagagctggatcagaagtggagcagctgggacttgaaccggtactcaTATGGAGTGCTGTCACAGGTGCTTAATCTGTGCCACCACCAGCTCTGggtttttttgtggttttttttttttttttttttttttttttttttttgacaggcagagtggacagtgagagagagagacagagagaaaggtcttcctttgccgttggttcaccctccaatggccgccgcagccggcgcgctgcggccggcgcaccgcgccgatccgatggcaggagccaggagccaggtgcttctcctggtctcccatggggtacagggcccaagcacctgggccatcctccactgcactccctggccacagcagagggctggcctggaagacgggcaaccgggacagaatccggcgccccgactgggactagaacccggtgtgccggcgccgctaggcggaggattagcctagtgagccgcggcgccggccgactttgagtgtgtttttaagattcatttatttgaaacaggcacagagattttccatccactggtttactctccaaatgctcatagtggttaggtcaaagccaggagccaggaactgcatcctggtctcccatgtggttgacaggggcccaaacacttaggccatctttccaggccattagcaggagctgtatTGCAAGGGAAGCAGTGAGgacacccatgtggggtgctggcatcgcaggcccTGGCTtcacccgctgagccacaatgccagtcgtCAGAAGCTGATCTTGAGATGAGCCCTCCCAGGAGCAGGAGTCTGCTCACTCATCGTATCCAAGAAGAAAGCCAGTAAATCGGCCGTCCTCACCCAGACATCCCCTTCCTCTTGTCTTTTCTTCCAGTCCCCTCCCTCACACCATCTGTGCTGGAAGACCTTGTGATGGGAACACCCTGGAAGGAAAGTGTGTTGGGAAGTGAGGGGCGGACAGTTCTGggattttccttctccctctgcactGTGTTTTATCCTTGGGATGATGGCTGCCTCTCCCACCTCAGCCTTCAGGGCCTGCCCTCAGCCTTACCCCAAAGTTCTCGTGGTAGGAGTTGGCCTGTGACCCTTTCTGCCATCAGCCACAAGAGTCTTCCTGTTCCGTGGGAGCTCTGGAGGACACCGGTCCCTCCCTCTGATGGCTTCCAAAAGCCCTCTGGGCCTGACAGGTTTCTGATCCGTGTTGGGATGGGGGAGCCTTTGATCTGCCCGAGCTGCCGACTGGCTTTATTCTCCCCTTCCTAGACATCAGCTGTGCTTGCTTTCACCCGGGGCCCCTGGGTGTCCCTGGAGGCAGCAACGGCAGAGGGAGCTCCCAGAGCTGACGAATgaatggaggggaggggcagctgccAGCTTCCAGGGGCTGCACCTGCAACTTCCCTAACTTGTACGTCCACACTCGGCCACCCTCTGCACCAGCTGGGATGAGGTGTGGCACGGGGACCGCTGGAAATACTCCTGTAGCCATGGAGGGGTGCGTAGGCTAATGCAGATGGGCACTAAGCTTGAATGAAACGGACTAGGAGGTACTCAGCTAGGCTGCGCCAACCTTGCTGTCTGCCTATGCCTGTCCTCCTGAGTGGTCCCTCCAGCCTTCCCTGCCCAAaccaaggaggaggaaaagggctGGACCCTAGACACAGGGCTTGGGTAGAACCTCTGGGCCCTTAACTTACTGGTCCTTGGAGTTCGCAGCTTCTTTGGAGAGGCACTGACTGACTGAGAAGTGTTTCATGAGGGTAGCATTAGAGGGGAGGGAACAGCAGAGAAGCTGAGGTTCTAGTGGTGTGTGTGGGGACAGAAGGAGCCCTTGTTGCCAAGGAGTCCTGTCCTTCCTCACCCTAGCACCCCGGGTCCCGAGCACTGCCCCATTGTACTTACCACCACCCAGAGAGGGTCCTCGCTGCGGCTGTCCTCAGTCACAGCCTCCTGGCAGCTGCCACCAGAGAGACGGGTCTGTGTACTGACGGGAGACTGCAGACGTGAGGGCAAGGAAACCTGACTGGTGACCCTGAGAGTATGGGGGCTGGGTGGTGGTCTGCCTTCCAGGGGTGAGCAGGAAGATGGGAATGATACCTCCtagcttggctcagctccaatTTAAgaatggtgtcgctccccctcttcgtggaggaacgacacaggaccctgcgctgttctttctgtctgctcggccctccccgggtttgctgctggttcttcccgggttggctactatcccttccacctccgtggaagggcagttccccctggccacattccccacttccgcaggggagcggcacaccgccggccggctctctcgggggctgcacaggtgttccccttagatgttccccttagatgttcctggtgaatgccgtctctctcctcctttatagtcctcctccgccaatcctaactcggctgcccacacgccgagtacgctgctctcctccaatcaggagcaagtcctacagtttattagttgaactggaggcagctgtgcggaagctgtttacttctctcccagcgccatattgtgggagagcagatgcatagaataagtcttaattccagtaactcagtccagtccggattgctccccacagatccccctttctttttattttttggcgttgatacgcgcctgtcttcggtgtcccgcggcacacactctgctctacttgctagagttgccacaggctcttacaagtcctatcaatcaggcaaaccgaatccgggtcctctcttcgccatgttgtgaggaggtttttaggcgctgatgcgtgcctgtgttcggtgacctgcggctcatactctggtcgagccgcctgctggcacttaccgccttaattaggcagaccgaatccaagcctcctaattgttgtattgtgggggaagccttactgatgttaattcgtgcctgtcttcggtgacctgcggcgcataagctgctagccgccgcaggtgctcatcgtgctcatcgcctcacttaatcaggcagaccgaatccaagctctcacattgcagtgttgtagggaggcctttctatttctctatttctctatctccgggcattcctatttctcccattttacttctatcttccagcattcctatttctctcatcttacttctaaacttctgtttctcttatccccgcggtttccaggcgcccgcccgaggctgcttctcggcacctcgccccgcggcagcttcacggctctgcgcggcttcccggcgcctcgccccgccggcgcccaccccacggcggcttcccggctttgcgccgcttcagcccgcgcttctctcatctgcgcggctcggctttgcccgcacactccgcggtctccacgcacttcgcgcccgcaccacggccttgcgccagccctgcgttccctatctattcacgccccgtgctctctctgcacgcggcggcttccgcgaatgtttccgccaccaccggcattcagtccaagttccccggactaacctggcgaattccaacctggcggcccacgtctctgcttctggttccagatcttcgcctcttgctccccgggctgacttgaagaattccaagatggcttggcctgcactcgcggctttatcctccctaacatttttctctacccggtatgtttccctaagttttcttccaacaatattcctccctcatttctcctggcttctccccacagtccgtatccgagtctaagtttcttctaggtttcactttcactttcaacctgcagtccgtatctaagtttcttcttgctttcactttaaatcctaacttctttcccacagtccatatccgagtccaagcctcctccaggtttcactttcgctttcaatctcctagcttccccaccatagtccgcatccgagtctatgaaagctttcactttcgctttcaatcctaacttctttcccacagtccatatccgagtctatgcctaggctttccatagcttcttccggcacctttctcgtctggctttcccctaggctcttcgctagtctctctctccggtattttcctgcttcttcccgtttcttccctcctaagtttgctatccgtcctaggtttcctatccgagtcagatttcctatccgagtcacggcaccattatgtcgctccccgtcttcgtggaggaacgacacaggaccctgcgctgttctttcgtctgctcggccctccccgggtttgctgctggttcttcccgggttggctactatcccttccacctccgtggaagggcagttccccctggccacattccccacttccgcaggggagcggcacaccgccggccagctcttctcgggggctgcacaggtgttccttcagctagatgttccccttagatgttcctggtccatgccgtctctctcctcctttatagtcttcctccgccaatcctaactcggctgcccacacgccgagtacgctgctctcctccaatcaggagcaagtcctacagtttattagttgaactggaggcagctgtgcggaagctgtttacttctctcccagcgccatattgtgggagagcagatgcatagaataagtcttaattccagtaactcagtccagtccggattgctccccacaaatgggGTAGGGTCTGCATCCTGGAGAACCTCTGGACAAGGTGAGCCCTGTCTTCAGACCCTCTCTCTGACCCGGGGTTCCCTTGCCTTGGGCTCTGAAGAAGCCCATCACTCCCTTCCCCCTGCTCCCGAGGCACCTCTGGCAAATGAGGCCAGATCAGACGCACTGGATATCTCTTTCCTGtcactgcacctgctccaggtctgcccctcttcaggcctgggatgctgctgttgccatGCCAGTAGCGAATTCACTGTCAAAGGGACTGTTGGTGAGATGCAGGCCCCTTTGTGCCTGTCTCAATGTCGTTCTGGTAGTATGGCTTGCAGGAAGCAAAACCCAGGGCCCTGGGACCCCTTACTCCCTACAGAGTGATCTCGCCTGCTCCATAGCTTCAGTTTATTCATTTGCATAATGCAATAATGGAAATGTGTTTGCAGGGATCACCTGGGCTGCCCAGGACTGGTCCTTCACTCTCTGGCTCCTACTGCACCTTGACAGAAGATGTCTGTGGCCAGTGGCAGCCACGGGGCTGCTTTGATCAGAGGTAGTGGTCTAGCCTTGCTAGTGGTCTAGCCTTGCCGGGGCCTTGTAACCAAAGCTAACTCAGGGCTGCTACTGGACCGGTGGCCTGCCCCTACTCTTCCCTGACTTTTTTTTGGCCTGTGACCATCGAGCTGGGTGCACTCTGCAAGTGTACTCTCTTCCTTGTCTCCTAGCAGCCCTCCTGCTCGTCCTACTGGGAGCCCCGCACCTGACAAGAAGTCAGCTGACTCCTGCCCCTGTCCAGGTAAGCAGCAcgtggaggaggaggacagaAGCTTCCTTCATCCCATGGGCCAGGGATCACAGTGTCCACACCGTCCACAGGTGTGCCACAGCTTCCAATGCTTCGGAGACAAGTGCTACCAGGAGGCCAAGTTCTCCCAGCAGACAGCAGACTGCGGGCCTGGGGAACACCATTGCCAGGTGCGGGGTTGGGGCCTCGCtgagatgggggtggaggggctgTTGGCAGGGGTGCAACTTTGAGGTGCAGTAAGGTGTTGGGGAAAGACTAAAGCAGGGGTAGAGGAGTCAGTATTTGGGGTGCTGGGAGAAGTGGCTCTCCCCCACTCCTGGAGGTGCCTGCACTCTCTTCACCCAGCTGATTCAACTCAACGCTTCCTACTACGTGGCCCAGTGCAGCCTCGATTGTGAGGGGGAAAATGAAACAGATACCAGCCCTTGCCTGCTGTCCACCCACTGGACGCCCAGTGcaggtccctgcaccctgcaGTGCTGCACAGGACAGCCGCTCTGCCTGGATCTCAAGGGGTCAGCCTCGGGTGAGACAGCCCCACCCCTGATGCTCAGCCCTACCCTACCAACCTATGGCCCTGAGCGCCATCTCCACTGCCCTTGTCTCCAACTCCCATCCCCATTTTACCCACAAGCTCAGAGCCCTCGTGTCCAGGAACCCCCGGCTCTGAGGCCTACCCTTTGATGGGTTCTCAAATCTCAGCTCAGGTCACACTGTCGCGAGTACCTGACTAACTCCCTTGCCTCTGAACCTTGCTGACTCACTGTTACCTTTGAGGTCTTACCTTTGTTCCCAAGCCTAAGCTTTCTACTTTCAGTGCTCAGCTCTCCTCCCAAATGCACCCCCACCTTTCCCCAGTCCAGCTCATCCagtgctcctccccacccccacaaggAGGCACAGAGGAAGCCCCAGTGCTTGTCAGGGTGGTGACAGAGCTGGATATCGGGTGGCCAGCTGCCTGCACACAAGATAATCTCCGCTCAGGGCAGGGTGGGGTCAGGGCTTGGCAGAGGAAgtgccccccctccccgcacccTGTGCTTCCTCCCTCAGGCAGCCCTCCTATGTTCCCAGGCCAAGGCCACCTGACTGTGTCAGAGGACAAGCTGCCTCCCACTCCTCCCTTGGTGACCACCACCTCGCCAGCCCCCAGTAGAAACGTGAGTGTCCGTTCACCCCTGGTTGCTTTGGGAGGTAGAGGCAGGAACCAGCTGCATGGGGCCACagacaggggcctgggctggctcCTGCCTCACCTCTGTCCAGCACTCACCTCCTGTTCAGTCTCAGTAGAGCTCCCCAGCCCCTGAACTTCCCCTTGCTTTCTCTTCCAGGAGAAAATCTGTGACACCTTCTCCTGCCTGGGTCGGGACTGCCTTGAAGAGCAGGAAGCTGTGGCCGTGTGCCCTGAGGGCTTGGACTTCTGTGAGGTGGGCCCTGGAGTGCCCCAGGGATGGGGCTGCCTTCCTCCCCAAGGGCTGCAGGCCTTTCTCCTCCTGCCTGGAGCTGTAGCTCAGCAGCCAgtctggccagggctggacctgcaGGGAGCCAGGCCACCCGGGGTCTAGCGAGCTTAGCGCTCAGCTCCGTGTGGTGCCAAAACCCAGGGCGACAGATGACATTTTCCAAGTCTCCATGACACACCCCCTTGTTCTGACTGCCCTGCATGTCCGTGGCGGGCTGGCTGACCTCAGGGGGAGGCAGCTAGGAGTCCAGGGAGGTGCAGCTCAGCCTGTGACCCACTCAACGCTTTCTGCTTCTGCGAGCACAGAAGAGACGGGGAGGAATGACTGCTCCATCTCTTGCAGCTGAAGTGGACCGGCTCCGGCTACACTGcgggctgcagccaggcctgcATGGCGGAGATGCTCAGGTGCCGTGGGGCCGTGGCTCAGCCCTGCTACCAGGAGTGCTGTCGAGCCTCAGCCGCAGGCAGCTGCCTCCAGCTGGATGGGAACCCCCACTTCAACCAGGcagccccaggggctcctgggagcctcCTGCACTGGGCCCTGGCTGCGACCACACTGCTGCACCTTCACTCTTCCCTGTTCCACTTCCTGCTCCCCTGATGAGGccaggcagaatcagagagaattCAGAACTGGAGAGACCCTGCGAACCCCCAGGACCACCATTAGCGCCGATTCCCGTAGTTGTATCTTTAGCAGAAGGGATTTGTCAAGACCAGAGCTCTGGGCTCAAggcccctctcttccttcccatgGCTTAAGCCTGAACAAGGTACCCTGCAAAGGGGGCAGGGCATTACCCCGGGCCCAGCGGGAGGACCTCAGAATCCTGTAGGCACTGTTCCTTCATCCACTTTCCCCAGACTGTCAGCTGGCTGTGGACTCAGAGCAGGGCTGCAGTTGGGGTCCCCTGCAGGTACCTCCTCCCCTTGTTCTCTCAGGGTCAGAACCAAACCCctttcccctcacccccacatGACCTTGAAACGGAATTCAAATAAACTTGGGATCCATTTGCGCTGTGGATGTTTCCAGGAAAAGATTGGGAAGAAAAGTGCTAGctgtttggggggggggaaggctTTGCATGTGCAAAATCGGGCTGGTCATTGGGGTAGCAACTCAGCGAAGGCCAGAGGAAGGAGGCTGGTTAGCAGTCTCCATGGTCACCTCTTCCCCAGCACAAGTCCATCTGCTGCTCCTTCGGTTTGGGCCAAAGCTTGGGAGGAG contains:
- the LOC138850311 gene encoding uncharacterized protein, with translation MPLTQGCYWTGGLPLLFPDFFLACDHRAGCTLQVYSLPCLLAALLLVLLGAPHLTRSQLTPAPVQVCHSFQCFGDKCYQEAKFSQQTADCGPGEHHCQLIQLNASYYVAQCSLDCEGENETDTSPCLLSTHWTPSAGPCTLQCCTGQPLCLDLKGSASGQGHLTVSEDKLPPTPPLVTTTSPAPSRNEKICDTFSCLGRDCLEEQEAVAVCPEGLDFCELKWTGSGYTAGCSQACMAEMLRCRGAVAQPCYQECCRASAAGSCLQLDGNPHFNQAAPGAPGSLLHWALAATTLLHLHSSLFHFLLP